A DNA window from Candidatus Aminicenantes bacterium contains the following coding sequences:
- a CDS encoding ABC transporter permease → MKGNKNHYEWMIALRFLIKGKGQTLLIVLGIAVGVAVQFFLSSLIGGLQTTLIDNTVGSAPHINILPADRIAKPISNESSKSDTSKVLYEERTEIYSWQQYVNDLEKDPRVLRAAPAANGSGFIEKGVSVVPVFVKGLTAPNGLDIYKIKEKIISGIPELASDSALLGRQLADRFTLAVGDKFYLRNNRGDQVFLRVGGIFDLGAAAGNELVVVSMDMVRSFFGIEGVSVIEVQVKDVFAAEKIAREYARQYERVKLESWQEKNRELLTALSSQSSSSGTIQFFVIMS, encoded by the coding sequence ATGAAAGGCAACAAAAACCATTATGAATGGATGATTGCCCTGCGCTTTCTCATAAAGGGCAAAGGGCAAACGCTGCTGATCGTCCTGGGCATTGCCGTTGGCGTCGCGGTCCAGTTCTTCCTCTCCTCCCTGATCGGCGGCCTGCAAACAACCTTGATCGACAACACGGTCGGCTCGGCGCCGCACATCAATATCCTGCCCGCCGACCGCATAGCCAAACCGATCAGCAACGAAAGTTCCAAAAGCGATACCAGCAAGGTCCTCTACGAGGAAAGGACCGAGATCTATTCCTGGCAGCAGTATGTCAACGACCTGGAAAAAGACCCGCGGGTCCTCCGTGCGGCGCCTGCGGCCAATGGTTCGGGATTCATTGAAAAGGGCGTTTCCGTAGTACCGGTGTTCGTGAAAGGCCTGACCGCGCCGAACGGGCTCGATATCTATAAAATAAAAGAAAAGATCATTTCCGGCATTCCCGAACTCGCCTCCGATTCCGCTCTGCTGGGCAGGCAGCTCGCCGACCGGTTTACCCTGGCCGTGGGCGACAAATTCTATTTGCGAAACAACAGGGGGGACCAGGTGTTTTTACGCGTCGGCGGCATCTTCGATCTCGGGGCCGCGGCCGGCAACGAGCTGGTGGTGGTCTCCATGGATATGGTACGGAGTTTTTTCGGGATCGAGGGCGTATCGGTAATCGAGGTCCAGGTTAAGGACGTATTTGCCGCCGAAAAGATCGCCAGGGAATACGCCAGACAGTATGAAAGGGTGAAACTGGAATCCTGGCAGGAAAAAAATCGCGAGCTGCTGACCGCCTTGAGTTCGCAGAGCTCCTCTTCCGGCACCATCCAATTCTTCGTCATTATGAGC